A single Populus nigra chromosome 13, ddPopNigr1.1, whole genome shotgun sequence DNA region contains:
- the LOC133670679 gene encoding RNA-binding KH domain-containing protein RCF3 isoform X2, whose translation MAGQRNSYGKRAHSQSDYDIGGNKRRNSGDDRERFVIDSQDTVYRYLCPARKIGSIIGRGGEIIKQLRIDTKSKIRVGETVPGCEERVVTIYSPSDETNEYEDSGNYISPAQDALFRVHDKVIAEDLQVEDDSEGSPQVTAKLLVPSDQIGCIIGKGGQIVQNIRSETGAVIRILKDEHLPPCALSSDELVQISGEAAVLKKALYQIASRLHDNPSRSQHLLVSAVPNVYSSVGSLVGPSAAAPIVGIAPLMGPYGGFKGDTGDWSRSLYSAPRDELASKEFSLRVVCPTANIGAVIGKGGTIINQIRQESGATIKVDSSVAEGDDCLITISAKEIYDHYSPTIEAAVRLQPRCSEKMERDSGLISFTTRLLVPSSRIGCLLGKGGVIIDEMRKLTKAIIRIPRKENLPKVASDDDEMVQIAGDLDVAKDALIQISRRLRANVFDREGAMSAILPVLPYLPVSAEGSEGLNYDSRDGKRHGRGSSYAGGYSSSDYASGDGYGSYGSSQINASGGPYGAYGSYSSGRTGTSGTKDENFLKARITDSAVLSCPVRLRHHRRLSWIVGKC comes from the exons ATGGCGGGGCAGAGGAATAGTTACGGGAAGCGGGCTCATTCGCAGTCAGATTATGATATTGGTGGAAATAAGAGGAGAAATTCCGGTGATGATAGAGAACGTTTTGTTATTGATTCGCAAGATACTGTGTATCGGTATTTGTGTCCGGCTAGGAAGATTGGGAGCATAATAGGAAGGGGAGGGGAGATTATTAAGCAATTAAGGATTGACACTAAGTCAAAGATTAGGGTTGGTGAAACAGTGCCGGGCTGTGAAGAACGTGTTGTTACCATCTATAGCCCGAGTGATGAGACTAATGAATATGAAGACAGTGGTAATTACATTTCTCCTGCACAGGATGCTCTGTTCAGGGTGCATGATAAGGTTATTGCAGAAGATTTGCAAGTTGAAGATGACTCTgaaggaagtccacaagtcaccGCAAAGCTTCTTGTACCATCTGATCAGATAGGATGTATTATTGGGAAAGGTGGGCAGATAGTTCAGAACATACGCAGTGAGACTGGTGCAGTGATCCGCATTCTCAAGGATGAGCATTTACCTCCTTGTGCGTTAAGCTCAGATGAGCTTGTACAG ATTTCTGGTGAAGCTGCAGTTCTCAAAAAGGCTTTATATCAAATAGCATCTCGCCTTCACGATAATCCATCACGGTCTCAGCACTTGCTTGTTTCTGCTGTTCCAAATGTGTACTCTTCTGTTGGTTCCCTGGTAGGTCCATCTGCAGCTGCCCCAATTGTTGGAATTGCTCCTCTCATGGGTCCTTATGGTGGTTTCAAAGGTGATACTGGAGACTGGTCTCGATCATTATATTCAGCTCCAAGAGATGAACTTGCTTCGAAAGAATTTTCACTTCGTGTGGTATGTCCAACTGCCAACATTGGTGCTGTAATTGGGAAAGGTGGTACCATCATCAACCAGATCAGACAGGAGTCTGGAGCAACAATCAAAGTTGATAGTTCAGTTGCTGAAGGAGATGATTGCTTGATAACTATTTCAGCGAAGGAG ATCTATGATCACTATTCTCCAACAATAGAAGCAGCCGTACGTTTGCAACCTAGATGTAGTGAGAAAATGGAAAGAGATTCAGGTCTTATCTCTTTTACTACCCGTCTACTTGTGCCCTCCTCTCGTATTGGTTGCCTTCTGGGTAAAGGAGGAGTTATTATAGATGAGATGAGGAAACTTACCAAAGCTATTATTCGAATACCTAGAAAGGAAAATCTTCCCAAAGTTGCATCTGATGATGATGAGATGGTGCAG ATTGCTGGAGACCTGGATGTTGCCAAGGATGCTCTCATACAAATAAGTCGACGGTTAAGAGCTAATGTTTTTGACAGGGAAGGTGCAATGTCTGCTATTCTACCAGTTTTACCATACCTTCCTGTCTCAGCTGAAGGTTCGGAGGGTCTAAATTATGACAGTAGAGATGGTAAAAGACATGGACGTGGGAGTTCTTATGCTGGTGGCTATAGCTCAAGTGATTATGCTTCTGGTGACGGTTATGGTAGCTATGGTAGCTCACAG ATTAATGCTAGTGGAGGTCCATATGGAGCCTATGGAAGTTATTCTTCAGGACGCACTGGTACTTCTGG AACTAAAGATGAGAATTTCTTGAAGGCTCGTATCACGGACTCTGCTGTGCTGTCTTGTCCTGTCCGG CTCAGACACCATCGGAGGCTTTCCTGGATTGTTGGAAAATGTTGA
- the LOC133670679 gene encoding RNA-binding KH domain-containing protein RCF3 isoform X3, with the protein MAGQRNSYGKRAHSQSDYDIGGNKRRNSGDDRERFVIDSQDTVYRYLCPARKIGSIIGRGGEIIKQLRIDTKSKIRVGETVPGCEERVVTIYSPSDETNEYEDSGNYISPAQDALFRVHDKVIAEDLQVEDDSEGSPQVTAKLLVPSDQIGCIIGKGGQIVQNIRSETGAVIRILKDEHLPPCALSSDELVQISGEAAVLKKALYQIASRLHDNPSRSQHLLVSAVPNVYSSVGSLVGPSAAAPIVGIAPLMGPYGGFKGDTGDWSRSLYSAPRDELASKEFSLRVVCPTANIGAVIGKGGTIINQIRQESGATIKVDSSVAEGDDCLITISAKEIYDHYSPTIEAAVRLQPRCSEKMERDSGLISFTTRLLVPSSRIGCLLGKGGVIIDEMRKLTKAIIRIPRKENLPKVASDDDEMVQIAGDLDVAKDALIQISRRLRANVFDREGAMSAILPVLPYLPVSAEGSEGLNYDSRDGKRHGRGSSYAGGYSSSDYASGDGYGSYGSSQINASGGPYGAYGSYSSGRTGTSGLSGQAPVSRRKSYY; encoded by the exons ATGGCGGGGCAGAGGAATAGTTACGGGAAGCGGGCTCATTCGCAGTCAGATTATGATATTGGTGGAAATAAGAGGAGAAATTCCGGTGATGATAGAGAACGTTTTGTTATTGATTCGCAAGATACTGTGTATCGGTATTTGTGTCCGGCTAGGAAGATTGGGAGCATAATAGGAAGGGGAGGGGAGATTATTAAGCAATTAAGGATTGACACTAAGTCAAAGATTAGGGTTGGTGAAACAGTGCCGGGCTGTGAAGAACGTGTTGTTACCATCTATAGCCCGAGTGATGAGACTAATGAATATGAAGACAGTGGTAATTACATTTCTCCTGCACAGGATGCTCTGTTCAGGGTGCATGATAAGGTTATTGCAGAAGATTTGCAAGTTGAAGATGACTCTgaaggaagtccacaagtcaccGCAAAGCTTCTTGTACCATCTGATCAGATAGGATGTATTATTGGGAAAGGTGGGCAGATAGTTCAGAACATACGCAGTGAGACTGGTGCAGTGATCCGCATTCTCAAGGATGAGCATTTACCTCCTTGTGCGTTAAGCTCAGATGAGCTTGTACAG ATTTCTGGTGAAGCTGCAGTTCTCAAAAAGGCTTTATATCAAATAGCATCTCGCCTTCACGATAATCCATCACGGTCTCAGCACTTGCTTGTTTCTGCTGTTCCAAATGTGTACTCTTCTGTTGGTTCCCTGGTAGGTCCATCTGCAGCTGCCCCAATTGTTGGAATTGCTCCTCTCATGGGTCCTTATGGTGGTTTCAAAGGTGATACTGGAGACTGGTCTCGATCATTATATTCAGCTCCAAGAGATGAACTTGCTTCGAAAGAATTTTCACTTCGTGTGGTATGTCCAACTGCCAACATTGGTGCTGTAATTGGGAAAGGTGGTACCATCATCAACCAGATCAGACAGGAGTCTGGAGCAACAATCAAAGTTGATAGTTCAGTTGCTGAAGGAGATGATTGCTTGATAACTATTTCAGCGAAGGAG ATCTATGATCACTATTCTCCAACAATAGAAGCAGCCGTACGTTTGCAACCTAGATGTAGTGAGAAAATGGAAAGAGATTCAGGTCTTATCTCTTTTACTACCCGTCTACTTGTGCCCTCCTCTCGTATTGGTTGCCTTCTGGGTAAAGGAGGAGTTATTATAGATGAGATGAGGAAACTTACCAAAGCTATTATTCGAATACCTAGAAAGGAAAATCTTCCCAAAGTTGCATCTGATGATGATGAGATGGTGCAG ATTGCTGGAGACCTGGATGTTGCCAAGGATGCTCTCATACAAATAAGTCGACGGTTAAGAGCTAATGTTTTTGACAGGGAAGGTGCAATGTCTGCTATTCTACCAGTTTTACCATACCTTCCTGTCTCAGCTGAAGGTTCGGAGGGTCTAAATTATGACAGTAGAGATGGTAAAAGACATGGACGTGGGAGTTCTTATGCTGGTGGCTATAGCTCAAGTGATTATGCTTCTGGTGACGGTTATGGTAGCTATGGTAGCTCACAG ATTAATGCTAGTGGAGGTCCATATGGAGCCTATGGAAGTTATTCTTCAGGACGCACTGGTACTTCTGG GTTATCTGGCCAGGCCCCTGTTTCTCGACGCAAAAGCTATTACTAG
- the LOC133670679 gene encoding KH domain-containing protein At4g18375 isoform X1: MAGQRNSYGKRAHSQSDYDIGGNKRRNSGDDRERFVIDSQDTVYRYLCPARKIGSIIGRGGEIIKQLRIDTKSKIRVGETVPGCEERVVTIYSPSDETNEYEDSGNYISPAQDALFRVHDKVIAEDLQVEDDSEGSPQVTAKLLVPSDQIGCIIGKGGQIVQNIRSETGAVIRILKDEHLPPCALSSDELVQISGEAAVLKKALYQIASRLHDNPSRSQHLLVSAVPNVYSSVGSLVGPSAAAPIVGIAPLMGPYGGFKGDTGDWSRSLYSAPRDELASKEFSLRVVCPTANIGAVIGKGGTIINQIRQESGATIKVDSSVAEGDDCLITISAKEIYDHYSPTIEAAVRLQPRCSEKMERDSGLISFTTRLLVPSSRIGCLLGKGGVIIDEMRKLTKAIIRIPRKENLPKVASDDDEMVQIAGDLDVAKDALIQISRRLRANVFDREGAMSAILPVLPYLPVSAEGSEGLNYDSRDGKRHGRGSSYAGGYSSSDYASGDGYGSYGSSQINASGGPYGAYGSYSSGRTGTSGTKDENFLKARITDSAVLSCPVRTPSEAFLDCWKMLNSGLQVVLSGINISSVDLANHRCQHFNCGNQAYPVNFFERALYVCICMFVYSGTWKQELDNLFATKLKTINSNKVLQSHPLVVLGIKPLG; this comes from the exons ATGGCGGGGCAGAGGAATAGTTACGGGAAGCGGGCTCATTCGCAGTCAGATTATGATATTGGTGGAAATAAGAGGAGAAATTCCGGTGATGATAGAGAACGTTTTGTTATTGATTCGCAAGATACTGTGTATCGGTATTTGTGTCCGGCTAGGAAGATTGGGAGCATAATAGGAAGGGGAGGGGAGATTATTAAGCAATTAAGGATTGACACTAAGTCAAAGATTAGGGTTGGTGAAACAGTGCCGGGCTGTGAAGAACGTGTTGTTACCATCTATAGCCCGAGTGATGAGACTAATGAATATGAAGACAGTGGTAATTACATTTCTCCTGCACAGGATGCTCTGTTCAGGGTGCATGATAAGGTTATTGCAGAAGATTTGCAAGTTGAAGATGACTCTgaaggaagtccacaagtcaccGCAAAGCTTCTTGTACCATCTGATCAGATAGGATGTATTATTGGGAAAGGTGGGCAGATAGTTCAGAACATACGCAGTGAGACTGGTGCAGTGATCCGCATTCTCAAGGATGAGCATTTACCTCCTTGTGCGTTAAGCTCAGATGAGCTTGTACAG ATTTCTGGTGAAGCTGCAGTTCTCAAAAAGGCTTTATATCAAATAGCATCTCGCCTTCACGATAATCCATCACGGTCTCAGCACTTGCTTGTTTCTGCTGTTCCAAATGTGTACTCTTCTGTTGGTTCCCTGGTAGGTCCATCTGCAGCTGCCCCAATTGTTGGAATTGCTCCTCTCATGGGTCCTTATGGTGGTTTCAAAGGTGATACTGGAGACTGGTCTCGATCATTATATTCAGCTCCAAGAGATGAACTTGCTTCGAAAGAATTTTCACTTCGTGTGGTATGTCCAACTGCCAACATTGGTGCTGTAATTGGGAAAGGTGGTACCATCATCAACCAGATCAGACAGGAGTCTGGAGCAACAATCAAAGTTGATAGTTCAGTTGCTGAAGGAGATGATTGCTTGATAACTATTTCAGCGAAGGAG ATCTATGATCACTATTCTCCAACAATAGAAGCAGCCGTACGTTTGCAACCTAGATGTAGTGAGAAAATGGAAAGAGATTCAGGTCTTATCTCTTTTACTACCCGTCTACTTGTGCCCTCCTCTCGTATTGGTTGCCTTCTGGGTAAAGGAGGAGTTATTATAGATGAGATGAGGAAACTTACCAAAGCTATTATTCGAATACCTAGAAAGGAAAATCTTCCCAAAGTTGCATCTGATGATGATGAGATGGTGCAG ATTGCTGGAGACCTGGATGTTGCCAAGGATGCTCTCATACAAATAAGTCGACGGTTAAGAGCTAATGTTTTTGACAGGGAAGGTGCAATGTCTGCTATTCTACCAGTTTTACCATACCTTCCTGTCTCAGCTGAAGGTTCGGAGGGTCTAAATTATGACAGTAGAGATGGTAAAAGACATGGACGTGGGAGTTCTTATGCTGGTGGCTATAGCTCAAGTGATTATGCTTCTGGTGACGGTTATGGTAGCTATGGTAGCTCACAG ATTAATGCTAGTGGAGGTCCATATGGAGCCTATGGAAGTTATTCTTCAGGACGCACTGGTACTTCTGG AACTAAAGATGAGAATTTCTTGAAGGCTCGTATCACGGACTCTGCTGTGCTGTCTTGTCCTGTCCGG ACACCATCGGAGGCTTTCCTGGATTGTTGGAAAATGTTGAACTCAGGGCTTCAAGTG GTTCTGTCAGGCATTAACATTTCATCAGTTGACCTGGCTAATCACAGATGCCAGCACTTTAACTGTGGAAATCAAGCGTATccagttaatttttttgagcGAGCTTTATATGTTTGTATTTGTATGTTTGTGTATTCAGGCACATGGAAACAAGAATTAGATAATTTATTTGCAacgaaattaaaaacaataaactcTAATAAAGTGCTTCAATCACATCCTCTTGTCGTGTTGGGCATCAAACCCCTTGGctag